The nucleotide window ATTTTCCTTAGCTCCTGATGTAGGAGTAGAGGAGTGTAAGTTATAGAGAGATTTGTAATAGGTTCTCAAACTTTCAgcaatatcttttgttttttctgtccCTTGTCATCATGAATAAAGGAAATTAAAGTCCTCTCCCTTTGTGATCGTAAAGCATTGGCAAGTAGCTTGCCACTTTTGTTCCCAAACTCGTAAAGAGTTTGTTTACATCTCACTAGTGCTGATTTGGCCTTGCCTAGGCATAAAGAAGCCAGCTTATCTCCAGTTTCAATCAGCTCCCTACCTATCTTTGTATCAAGggtaattttgtgtattttcccTTTTCTCTGATTTTAATCAGCAGATTTGAGATCTCCATCTGtgctatttttttcattctagcTCCATGTTTGATTAGTATCCCCCTTATCACTACTTTATGAGCTTCCCAAATTGTCATTGGACTCACATATGGAGTTATATTACCGAGGAAGTATTGCTTCAATTCCTCAGCCATATCAGTTTTGGTGTTCAAATCATCTAGTAGAGATTAATTGAGTTTAGATTACCATATTTTCGTAAAATTTGGAGAAACACTGGGGCATGGTCTGATATTGTTATATCTCCCATTGAGCATTTGTACAACCTGGGCCAGATCGGTATGTCTCATCCAAAAATGATCAGGTCAGGAGTAAGATTGGTGTACTTTGGAGAAAAAAGTATAGTCCCTCTCTTTGGGATTTAGAATTCTCCATACATCCACCATTTGGTGGTGTTGGAGAGTACGTAATGGATGGCTTCTACCCAAAGTAACCTGAGCTGACTGACTTTTAACATCCAAGTAAGGATCTAGAACAAAATTGAAGTCTCCTCCAAGAATCACCAAACTTTCTCTAAACTTTTCTAATATCTCTAGGACATGAGATAAAAAACTTGACTTAAGCCGTGTTTGGGGCATAAATTGCAGCCAAGGTAACCTTCTGATTATTTAACTGTCCTTTAACAAATAAGTATCGTCCTTCTACATCGCTTTTAACTTCATTCAAGCACCATGTTATGGAGTTAGCAATAAGTATGCTTACTCCTTTGGATCCAGAATTTTCAGAACAACTATGGTAACTGGTAGGAAAGTTTTGATTTCTTAGGTTAGGCAATGTATCTAGTTTAAAATGAGTCTCTTGTGAATATGCAATGTGGACTTCATGTGTATTCATGAAGCTATGTTAACAGAGCTGATCTTTTCTCCGGAATGTTCAAACCTTTTGTGTTTAAAGTGATTATTTTAATGGTATCCATTGTACTTATTACTTTACTTATTACCTACCTATACTAACCTACCTTTACTTATTAACTGAATTTGGGGTAAGTAACAACTAGGAaaagactggggggggggggggggatcgtGATTAGGTGAATTGAAAGAGGGATTCTGGGAAGTGAAAATTAAAGTCAACTGATGTCTTtcccggaaaaaaaaaaagttcaaataattCCAAGAATGACACCAGTCTTTGTGGGTTCTAAGGGAATACTGGTTAATAAATACTCCTCACTTCTTGAGTGAGGACTCTAGTGTGAACTACTATGGTCAAGCTTGAGCAGGAGCCCCCAATCCCCAGGcaaaacagtacaaaatattaGACTAATATTCTTatcaactaaagctacgtacacacatcaaatttttctcgctcgataatcggcatcggccagatgtCGGGTGAGAatcaggcgtgtgtacagcccaggtcgttcatcgtccgtggatccgtcctggcggatccacggatgatgaacgatgagcgatcctaatacagcagggtgccgctccgtcgctctcccctccccctctccatagagcagaacggtgctgtatgtacagcactcgttcatgcatcttgcggttcttatcgttggaaaggatcgttaaagatcctttccaacgacaagaattgcacgtgtgtatgcggcttaagactCTAGTGATTTATATTAAAGTAGAGGGGATTTTAGAATATGAACCAATCAAAGGTTTGTAAGTCATCTTCAAGAccgaaaaaaagaaagtattttaaagGGTGGATACTTCTTTAATAATGTGGTTTGTAGTGGCATGTTTATTAAGCAGAATTATTCCATACCATCACACCTTAACTATTGATCAGTTGTAGACAGTCATTAGGATTTATTCTGTATGATTCAGTTTAAGGGTAGTACTATCATAACTGGTGGATTTGTGGTCGTAAGGTTAAAGATTCTCCACATCTTGTTGTATGCTTTGTACTCTGCATTTCTTCCTCTGACATGCTGTTTATCACCAGCAAGTCTGCTTGCTGCACAGGCTCAAACCATATTATCAGATGTTCTTGTTAAGATTAAATGTCTTTAGAGTTCTTGCTAAgaccttttaattatttttatactggTTGTAGCAAAACAACTGACAAATCTTTTGTGCTAAAATAGAGGTGTTATTTGTGGTATACAAAAACAGGGAAGGAGGGGGCACCCCTAATTCCCCATTATGGGGTCCCCCTTAATTCTCCATCCAGGTATGTGGTATTAAAAACACATCATTAATCCATATTACCTATATAGATCACATAACAATTTGATTtagttgtaaatgtttattgGCATGTCAACTTAGTTTGTAGCAAAATTTAATCAATATTGAATTGATGTTACTAGTAAATATTTCTTCTTATTTCCCCAAAAGATCTAATTTAACATTACACTTAAATGTAAACACTTTAAACTATCCCAAGCatgaaatacacatatacatagtCTGCTCTTACCTTGCTCTttacttgaaatatttttttagatagaaaTTTTCcgttataaaaacagtttgtgcgTATAGCTTAACAAAAcgttaaatacaaaaatgacgTTTCATACacttattttacaaaatagtCAACTTATTCGCTTTCATATTACACAACATGAATTTACACAACAGAAACCTTTGCACAGATttctaataacaatatttatgtaaagtttatatattttcagtgttAAAAGTGGACCCTTTCATCCGAATTCACAAAATTCATTGAATGCAGAAGTTTTGGGATGTCCTGATAGTTAGGTCATGTTTATAGATGCCTAGGCATTTGTTCAGATGACTTCTAGTGAAGGAGAGGATAACAGTTCAGACTGATCAGACATCACCTGTAGTTGGACCACATGCCTTCTCCTGCTTGATTCAAACATAAGAAATCCAATGGGTAAACACATATTTTCACAATGACCATGACAAAGAAAAGTAAGGTACAAATTTGTGGTAACCAAAGTGTAAATATCACTTGTTTTTTGCccttattattttttcttgtagaacTGTGAAATATTAAGCATATGGCACACCTTTCTGAAAATGTAGTGCCAATAAGTTAAAAGcaatattataagtaatatcTTTTCACATTTGCTTTTATGTAAAAGGGACcaattatactttatattaaaagatGTAtgccaatattaaataaaaaaaacagttataaaagTTATACATGTAATGTTACAAATTCAGTCCATCTTAAAATGATATAATCAGGTACAGGTAAGGTTGGAATTTATCATTTCTTGGGGTGTCAAATGGGAGATTATTTAACTTAGGATCCTGGTTGAGCTTGCCAAACATTGgatgaaaaatgtagaaaatacttttttggttTCCGGCAACTTTTTCAAGCCAACAGTAATTTCCCTTGGTCCCAATGTGGGATCCTAGCTGCAgctgaaaatactgaaaagtcTTCTCAGAGGTTGCTCCAGTGATTTGCAGAAGCACATTCTCGTggaatttgtgattctcaggaaACCCTCACTAAATTTTCCAGAAGCTGGAGTAAACGATCAGTGTGTGCAGCTGTTTGTGTGCATTAATGTATTTATAACATATGTGTGTGTTACATTTCCAAATAACAAGCCAGCCATTTTGtcttaaaaataataactgcGGAAATACTTAAAaacccattaaaaataaaaaaaaactatataaaattatttacataatgcCAACACAGTCAAAGGTTTTAGCTTCCTAAATTCATCTTAGGAAATGGTATCTGGAATTGTTCAATAATTTTGTAAAGAATTGCCTTCACAGTCATCAACAGAAAGATGATAGAAGGCTTATGGTTTCAATATGCTCCGTGGCATGCGGTGATTTTCTGCTTTTCCACGTGGTCTTCGTTCCTGCTGCTGCGTATATTTCCATTTGTTTGAAGGAGGTTTgagcttttttcttcttttatcagTACACCATACTTTTTCACAATATTCCTCAACTTTTTGAAAATTGCTGTATCCAATGAGCTGTAAAAACTCTTTGTACCATGGTTTGGGGGGCTGAGGAATGCTAGACTGGGCGGGACAAGGCATTTTTTGGATTACTGGCTCTTCATCATCATCTTTGTGAAACATTTCTTCCACGCGTTCCTCCTCCACAACCTCCAGACTCATTTTTCTGATTACATGAACAAAACTATGCTCAACAGTTTGGCAGAAATACACTCCGGCATCTGTTCTATGCAGTTTTAAAAACAGAAGCCCATACTCCGTCAATATTACCCGTTCACCTGTTTTCAcctataaaagaataaatataattattattcgTTTATACTGCACATTTACAGTTCACatgcatttacataaaaatacaaggttaaatttatatataaaataatttttttttatatttttgttttctttacctgCACAACTGCACAAAATGCAGTTCAGATATATTGCAATGATCTATAAGAGGagctaattacaaaaaaaaaagtttttttttctgtgtacattaTACAGGTCATGGTACGTAAGgcccaacatttttttaggaatatactgCTCCAAGGACAACTGTCTAAGGAAATTTTATAATTGCTTTTGGAGTCCTCCTGGTGTGtatttgggacaggaagtaaaaagaaaggcTCATTAATAAGTGAGGCAAAATTATGCTCTTAACCATTCCAACCTCCTAGTGAAAAGTAACATTTTGACTTTAGTTAggctttttttcttaatatttaaaaaaagttgtattacaaaaaaatgggaCAACAGAATAGGCAAGGGGACATAAGAAACATATGCTTCTGTTTCTAGTTCCCCAATGGCAAAACACCAGTAGGACACCAGTAGTGCAGCACAGCATCTGCAAACTAAGCCTGGGTCCAGAAAACCACGAAAGTGAGAGGTAAAGCTGGCTTCGCCCGCCCTCTCACCTCCTGGACTTCCTACCAAGAGGTAGTGGGATATGATCTCTTTCCAGCTTTCCAATACCAGCCACGTGGCAGGTATACATCAGATTCCAGGTATGGTTTCATTCCCCTAGTCTGACTTCTCTCTCCTGCTTCTTTATCTCCTTATGATTttcctaaccccccccccatttgatAGAGATATCTCTTTTTGTTAGCTAGATGtacactgtttttttctcttttcactctcagtgtttttgtatataaatacaacttttgtaaatgaataaagtatatatattaataattgatTGTTACTGCAGAAAACTGGATGCAGCATCTCTGTTTTATTCTGATACATTCTCCCCAGAGCTAAAGGTCTAGCTGATCTAACTTTGAAGAAGCCTTGTCTCCTAGCACCAGCTTCAAACAACCTTTCTATATACAGGCCTTAAACAGATCCTCTGACTCTCTGAACTATTCTGAGCCTCGGCTGGTCTCAGGCGCCATCATCACTCTCAAATGCTAAACTTTTATTATGGCCAGGTAGGTACGCAGTACCACTTCTCAACTCCTGACATGGGAGAGGGATGGAGTATTTAACCCACTTATTCCTTCCAAGAATAAGTAGTCCCAATCCTCCTAGATCACGGTCCCCAATAAAATCTGTCATTTTGTAATTGAAtggtattaaaaaattataattttcattttaatctgcACTCACTGTAATCctataaaaattaacatgcaatgtAGTAACCAAGAGGTGTTCTGTAATTTCTGTACATTTCCTAATGGTGTTTGTCTCACTGACTTTACTAGAAGTCTGCACTAAGATAGTAAGTAAAATTTTAGGCATCAGTTCAATAGGTTTATACTCTGGGGTGAAACACAGAAAGGCATAGAtgtaacatttgtaaatattcttgCAAAATACACCCATAGgggattgatttttttattttattgtttcattatatAATACTATAAACACTAAACTAGTGAAAAATCCATGAAGTTTATATGAGTTGTTGCTGCCTAAATTTCTATGTAGAACAGTCATGTAGCAAACAAACAATGCAGTAGCTGCCCTTATATCTCAGAAATAAAACCTGCAACAGGTAGATTGGGTAGCAGGAAAAGCAGaagtaagtaaaatgtaaaaaaattgtaaaaaacatttttaagtcagACTATAAACAGAAAGTTTTGTTTGAGATGCAcataacaaacaaacataaaataatcataataccTCCTCTTTCTTCGTCTCGTGTGCTTTCTGTACAAACCAGATGACCTTAGACTGCAATGAACGTGGCATGCATTCCAATAAGGTAGTGTTATGCTCAATGCCATATACTGTGTATTCCTCAGTCTTTCCCAAGGATTCTCCTACAAGAATGATAGGAATAAAGAGACCTTTAAATGTCCAGTGAAGATGTCATTCCTCTTTTAATGCATTTAGTTAAGCAATATAAATTAGTGCATACTAAATGATGCTTCCCAAATAAGCATGAATGGTCATTACAACTTTTGCTGTGTACAGTTACTTCcctaaaaaaatttcaatttcttTACTACAACATTGCCATATGTTTACAGGTTtttaaactagattttttttctagaaaaccCCATGGTAAATACCCCTAATCTCCTTTCAAACATGAACAgctaattttttaaaagctgcagTAAATTCAGTTTAACTTCTCATTACAGCATGTATAACACCTATGTACTTTAGATTACAACTCACTTTCTGACATGTTTCACCCCAGGGGCTTCATCTCTGGGAAATAGGCCCTTCAGGTAAAACATCAGCCTACAAAAGCACCAGGCAGTCTCAGACAGGCATAGGTTTTTAGCCTGGAGGAATGTTCATAAATATGCTTTGTAAATCGAACTCCCCTTCAAAAGAAATGCTTTCTTTAAAATGTGCACTGGAGGATTTGGAGCCTATGGAGCCATCAGTCTTCCGGTTAAAGGAAACTTGTCAGGAGATATTATAGTTGTATTTTCTGAGTTCTTTTTAGTCGATACAAACTCTGGGGTTGAAATCATTATACTTGTTAAACTATTTACTCTCCTGGAACAGACATTTTGATTCTGGGTGTCCATAATCAACCAAGTAATAAAGTAAGGATagtaaaagacacaaaaattgcattttcagctgctttatttctttactgactttttttttaaatacgatgtaaggaacttacccgccctgcgagcccgcggtgtccctggggttcccagccacagagggggacgccgcagtagcaggcagcatggcggaggctgctgccctgctcgcagcttgtctgtctctacaggcggagggatccaccctggccaaagtactgttcagccaggcagcatcccttgcatccctttggatgtggttcctgctcccagcactctcGGATTGTTATtcaccattctgcctgctgccagccctgacctcggattgttactgacctgcatttgccttatccttctgtaccttgcttgattgaaattaacccttgctgtgctgttttgaataaacctgattcaaggatatctggagttggttgtggtttgtgtgcccaggcgcattacatacGATACATCATTTATGTGTCTACCATTACCAACAATCTAAGTTGCCATATTTTCTCATAACAGGTCATGCATATAAATTTCAGATTTTGTGAAGTATCATCCACAGTAAGAGAAGTTATCCTCAGTGTTTCTGTTTTACATcttcatacattttacatgttattttaaattaatttatctgACTGTTTGGAAAAGAGGGGACTGTAAGACAGTGTATATAATTTCTGCTACCTTATATGTGAATCTGCTGTctgcttttaaacatttacagttaCTTACTGCCTTACTGTCCTTCATAGGACATATCTAGTTCTTGTAATATGCAGATACTCCCCTACTCCATACAAACATTACAAAAGGACATTCTGCTATCTGATTGCTCTTAAAAATGaattggaataaaaaatattttcccactgGTCTCCCTTCCCTACCATGGACAAGCTTAGGGAACTTCTGAACTGACAACTTCACAAACTATAATCAAAAAGCTCATAGATTTGTACACGGTTGGTCttaaggttgtttttttatattttgtacattaataGTAACAGCCATAATCATCTGAAATTCCTGATTTCTTTGAAACACTTCTTCAATGTGGAATTTCACAAAATATATCCAATACAATTTGACCtgcaattaataaatatgtatactgtGTACACTTACCATTAAACTGTTGACCTGAACACTGCTGAGCTGCATTGCCATGTCGAACATCCTGCCTTCTGAAACGTCTATCAAAAGTATAAACATCATTAGCATATCAGTATGTATTAGAATGTAAACCATATGTAAATCTTTTATGTAGGCATGTTAACCTAAGTGCACTCAGAGAATTGGCATAATTATGACTAATCACAAGCTTCCTTGTTTGTATTCAAATGCAAATTTTCGTAAAAAATGAGAACCTATACTTTATGCTTATAATCATTGTATATGTTACAcgttgttattgtttattttatagtcCTAATTCGGTAAGTGTTCATTCCCATGAAAATAGCAGTGTTTATTTAAAGTCAActagggtagaaaaaaaaaagtgtatcctttataaaacacagaaaaatacagtGCAATTGTTCAAGTCGTAATAtctgtgaattaaaaaaagaactaccTGGTCATTATCTACTATGACAAATATTGTGGGTTGTTATTCCTTATCTAGATTATAATGCTTATTGgtttgaaaattctttttttttaataataatattgtatgggGTAATGTTTCAACTTGTCAATTAGTTAATTGTACTCTGTTACCCACCTTTTGGAATGTGATCCTAGGGGATAATACCTAGAGCAGGACATTCCATCCCATGCACAATAGGGGTCACGAGCCAGGCAGCAGTCTGCACATGCTGTGCCGTACATCTCACAGTGGTGAAGCTTCACTTGAGCGACATTAAATTTAGATCCAACATACAGTTGTtgctgaaaatgtgaaatcaagAAACTAATGAATATTTCATAAAAGAGTCACTTTAATTTACAAATGCTTTGTTTACACTTTGACCTGAAAGTGAAAGAACATCTTATTTTAAaagcactatttttttaaatttaggtttaacTATTTTAATGTCTGTTTTGGTTAAATAGCTTGGCTGATATCTTTGAGGGAACACATGCTTAGACAAAATATTGCAAGGCAAGTGCTTTGTCATGTCATTCCTCCTAACCGAAACAAGATTTTTCATCTGTTTCTAAAAATAGAATTCAAGCTGAacacaattactttttaaaatgtttcccctTGTGAATGGGAAACTGAATGGTAATGGTTTTACAGTTTAAGAAGGTGCGTCACTCATTCTCCTGCCTGCACAATGCAAAATCTGGTCATGAAAGTAGAAAAACtaaggagtagggatgagcgagcgagtttttaaaaactcaatctcgcggcgaattcggctgttctcacttaccaaaattgtaagcgagaatggccggtgtgaATTTGCTGATCACacttaaattttaatttaaaaaaataaataaaaaaaacaaagtttgcaggctgtgctgatcaatgaatgcagtgccggctgcattgattgatcagctcagtgtgcaatccccggcactcgaggttaaatggagacaagtctcccatttcaaaacctctagtgctctctgattggctggggaaatcAGAGAGACTTGTcttcatttgccctctagtgcccggggatcacaaacaggaggattcccagggctgcatgaatgaataaAGCCCTCacaatccactgcgatcccggggcactagaggttaattaacctctagtgaccagggatcgcagtggaactgcagatgaactctcaatggacttctctgaatggagaaactcctctgagaattcatctgcagttccactgcgatccccaggcactagaggttaattaacctttagtgccggggatcgcaaacaggaggatgtCCAAGGCAGCAAGAActaatgcagccctgagaatcctcctgtattgatttcctcgatcttccgatggtttagcGAAATcagaaattcgaggaaattttcgcaagaatgccagaggcattctcgcttatccccactcagaagaaagaagaaaatggcaacCCCTGATGTCCAGTCCATGACAGAAAAAAGAGTAAAGACAGCGTGATGTGGGACAAACTGGGCTGGACtaagtaagtgtcattttttttttgctttaaaggaaatctgtgaaAGAAATTTGGCGCATTTGGTTGCTGTCAAATGAGTTGGAGcttctaaataattttaataaaacactgtgtattattttactttataatattaaaactttatataataaattattttgtgtgttaCGAATAAGTCCTAAAAAACATACCCTTTTTGTTGAAATTTCCATTGTTGTTATTGGTTCAGGATTCTggttaaagaaacaaacaaacaaacaggatCAATAGAGTAATAGAGTAGAGGAACAGTGGATGGCAGGTTCATTATAGCAGTTTGATGGATAATGTACCAGATGTCAGTCAGAAGTATAGTGATTGTACTGTAAATATGTACTGTTCTAATAACAAGAATCATTGCAATGTGCTTAATGCATTCTCCTTACAATGCAAATCTGTCAAATGTGAGTGCACCAGAGCTGTTTAAGATTCTGCAAGACATCTGATAAATCAACAATGCAGAATCAAAGGGCTTTATACTTTTACttcatactttttgtttttttatgagaaCAGTCAAAAAACAAATAGTGTAAACCTTTCCCCAACTCATTGGGCTTATTCAGACCTGAATAAGTTTTTCTCATAAGTTTCTGAGCAATTTTAGCGctcaaaaatgcttgcaaaaaaaaaaaaagttaatgttgGACCAAATAGGTCAGTTCATTATCCTTTTGACAGGCAGACTTCATAGACTtaaacaggaagtgcctaaaaatgccaaaaaaggtgtttttttttgtttaatgcttagtgccatttttttttttattgcaggtctAAACAAGCCCTTTTTACTCTTCTTACTCAGAGAAGATTCAATATGGTGAAGCCCAAAGTGAACTTTGCTATAACACTGCAATTTCTGTCTGGATACTACTATTTGCTGCATGAACTGTAAATATCTTAAAAAAGGCTTATGAAGAGTCTTGCCtgcctacatttaaaaattctaaaacattATTGATGATAATGTAATTGGATTTTAGGACTCGGTATGAAATCAGTAAgtggtatgtatttttataagaaTACCTTAAACACGCGAAGTTCTTCAAGAATGACTTCTTCCATAGTTTCTTTCTCCTGATTGTAGATGGTAATAACTTTTAGCACAATTCCATTATCTaatgcagataaaacaaaaaaggggaaatgtgTAAATAAAGTAATGTTCTATCTATTTAAAGTGATTATGAGCACagatatacattttgttattgcaCAACTAAAATCTTCTCTGATCATGAATCTAAATTCACTaagtttttgcatatatatatatatatatatatagatatgtatatatatatatatatatatatatatatattataacaataagaagtaaataatgaaatacatgtCCATTCTTTTGTTTGATAATAGGGTTTTAAAAAGTCACAAATGGTTGTTTGTGTGCAGCACCCCCATACGTGTTACATTAAACAAATTTGTTGCTGAATCAGAAGCAGTCAATAAGTGTCTCTGCCTTATGCAGGTCAACTTTTTCCATGACCATAGAGGGAGAAACGGATAAAGCTTATGTCACATGtagggaaataaaatattaaaacatttcattttaatatctAGCATTGCAGAAGAAGAAGGCAACTATTAaattaccaaattaaaaaaaatcagttacttAAAACATGCATACATACTAAATGGATTGgtgcaacattttttaatgaattatttcctattatggatatatatacatataatttattttatgcattgaGCTAGGTaagattataatattttttttgcagtcagataattgtatttcatattaaaaatgaatatttaccacTATTAACCAGCACACAGAAAAGCTACTGTTCAGCTTTTCTAAGCATTAATTTGCTGcactatgtttttttgttatcacCCATGGAGGAATCATCTTGCTGTAACCAGAGTTAGAGTTCACATTGTACTGTATAGCACAGTACTGGTATACATTAATATGTTATACATTAATATGGCTATCTATTCATATTTGTACtgttgcatatttgttttttcttctagtAACCCGGGTCAGCATCGgtcttgttttattttccatttgctAGTTTTTCCTTGCTATATTGGATTAGTAGTTACATGGGGAatgttgttttaattgtttttaactttttttttggcatgcaatATGAAGTCTCACAtgaatttctttaataaatcaaccccaccGTCTTAAATCTGTAGGTCACCCAGACGGCCAAAAACCAAAGACACTGTAAtaggttttctatttttataattttaaacccCAACAATTCCCTGTAAAATGTATGTTACCCTGTAATAAATGCATGCTTGTAGgatattgattttatataaataatttaaacgtTGGTTACATGTAAATGTTATTACATGAAATTTTTAACAGTACATTAATTTTAACTAATTAGACAAAAGTAAAGgtcttacaaaaaaagtaaattaatctTAACAATATACACCCTATATAGCAAGGCTTTTTACCTGTTCCCAGAAACATAACATGATATTGACCGTCCTCTGCCTCCACCCTGTCTACAGCAATCTGTTTCAAGTTGTATTTTCCATCAACCTTGACAAGAATAGGCCTTTTATGGACAGGTTTAATGGTCTCATACATTAGAGGGTGACTCCTAGCAAAGCGTAAAGCCTCATCAGGATAATCCTTGGTAGTCCCATAATGACCTCCATTTACCTTGCTTGCACACTGAAAATCAAAcaacaaagaaaagtaaatgtcaaTTACTTTAATTTTAACCATATGAATGGTATGTGCAGCACAACGGTGAATTAGTAAATCctaatttttgtttgttgaaCTAGCAATTCTATTCAggcctaaaaataaaattaacattatgGTAATGCATAGACAGTTTTTATATGAGTGTctctttatcatttaaaaaaagaataaggggCAATAG belongs to Pyxicephalus adspersus chromosome 2, UCB_Pads_2.0, whole genome shotgun sequence and includes:
- the SEMA3E gene encoding semaphorin-3E produces the protein MALYLIKALLLFGIPMSCSLTIDTRQPRLRLSHKELLDLNRTSVFQSPHGVLDLSTMYLDEYQERLFVGGKDFVYSLSLENISEKYKEIHWPSTDQQVEDCYRKGREQKECANYVRVLQHYNRTHLLACGTGAFDPVCIFIRVGLRSQEHIFQHESQRPERGRGRCPFDSDSSFTSILTGGELFVGLYNDFWGRDATLFRSMGHLPYIRTEHDDDRILKEPKFVGSFMIPDNEDKDDNKIYFFYTEKAMEGDNGAQAIYSRVGRDCANDVGGQRMMVNKWTTFLKSRLVCSVPGPHGIDTHFDELEDVFLLNTRDGKNPEIFALFSTTSNIFKGYAVCVYHMASIREAFHGPYAHKEGPEYHWSMYEGRVPYPRPGSCASKVNGGHYGTTKDYPDEALRFARSHPLMYETIKPVHKRPILVKVDGKYNLKQIAVDRVEAEDGQYHVMFLGTDNGIVLKVITIYNQEKETMEEVILEELRVFKNPEPITTMEISTKRQQLYVGSKFNVAQVKLHHCEMYGTACADCCLARDPYCAWDGMSCSRYYPLGSHSKRRFRRQDVRHGNAAQQCSGQQFNGESLGKTEEYTVYGIEHNTTLLECMPRSLQSKVIWFVQKAHETKKEEVKTGERVILTEYGLLFLKLHRTDAGVYFCQTVEHSFVHVIRKMSLEVVEEERVEEMFHKDDDEEPVIQKMPCPAQSSIPQPPKPWYKEFLQLIGYSNFQKVEEYCEKVWCTDKRRKKLKPPSNKWKYTQQQERRPRGKAENHRMPRSILKP